Proteins encoded by one window of Rouxiella chamberiensis:
- a CDS encoding zinc ribbon domain-containing protein YjdM encodes MQSLPHCPKCSSEFTWQEGEQLNCPECGHEWSATASTVGDEEGLVVRDANGNLLADGDAVTVVKDLKVKGSSSTLKIGTRVKSIRLVEGDHNIDCKIEGFGPMKLKSEFVKKS; translated from the coding sequence GTGCAATCATTACCCCATTGTCCGAAATGCAGTTCAGAATTTACCTGGCAGGAAGGCGAGCAGTTGAACTGCCCGGAATGCGGACATGAGTGGTCGGCCACGGCGAGCACGGTCGGTGATGAAGAGGGATTGGTCGTGCGCGATGCCAACGGCAATCTGCTGGCCGATGGCGATGCCGTGACCGTAGTGAAAGATCTCAAGGTGAAAGGCAGTTCGTCGACGCTCAAGATTGGCACGCGTGTGAAAAGCATTCGTCTGGTCGAAGGGGATCATAATATCGACTGCAAAATCGAAGGTTTCGGCCCAATGAAGCTGAAATCCGAGTTTGTTAAGAAAAGCTAA
- the surE gene encoding 5'/3'-nucleotidase SurE produces MIRILLSNDDGVTAPGIQALASALREFADVKVVAPDRNRSGASNALTLDSPLRIQSYPNGDTAVINGTPTDCVYLGVNSLMSPRPDVVVSGINAGPNLGDDVIYSGTVAAAMEGRHLGYPALAVSLDGHRHYDTAAAITCQLLRMLAKAPLRTGRILNINVPDLPLDEIKGLRVTRCGSRHPAEKVFCQQDPRGQDMYWIGPPGEKFDIAPDTDFAAVAQGYVSITPLHVDLTAYAAQDIVRTWLAKAEVNGNGD; encoded by the coding sequence TTGATACGGATATTGTTGAGCAATGACGATGGCGTGACGGCACCGGGTATTCAGGCGCTGGCCTCTGCGCTGCGCGAATTCGCCGACGTAAAGGTGGTCGCGCCCGACCGCAATCGCAGCGGCGCGTCCAATGCCCTGACGCTGGACTCGCCCTTGCGTATTCAAAGCTATCCCAATGGCGATACGGCGGTGATTAACGGTACGCCGACCGATTGCGTTTATCTCGGCGTCAATTCGCTGATGAGCCCGCGTCCCGACGTGGTGGTGTCCGGCATCAATGCCGGTCCGAATCTGGGCGATGACGTGATTTACTCCGGCACCGTCGCGGCGGCGATGGAAGGTCGGCATTTGGGGTATCCGGCGTTGGCGGTGTCGCTTGACGGGCATCGGCACTACGACACGGCGGCGGCTATTACCTGCCAGCTTCTGCGGATGCTGGCCAAGGCACCGCTGCGTACCGGGCGCATCCTCAATATCAACGTGCCCGACCTGCCGCTTGACGAGATAAAAGGCCTGCGTGTTACACGCTGTGGAAGCCGCCATCCGGCAGAGAAAGTGTTTTGTCAGCAGGATCCCCGCGGTCAGGACATGTACTGGATTGGCCCGCCCGGCGAGAAGTTCGATATCGCCCCCGATACCGATTTTGCCGCCGTGGCGCAGGGTTATGTCTCCATAACGCCTTTGCACGTTGATTTAACGGCTTATGCCGCACAAGACATCGTCAGAACATGGTTAGCCAAAGCCGAGGTGAACGGGAATGGTGATTAA
- the mutS gene encoding DNA mismatch repair protein MutS yields the protein MSNSDNLDAHTPMMQQYLRLKAQNPEILMFYRMGDFYELFFDDAKKASQLLDISLTKRGASAGEPIPMAGVPYHAVEGYLAKLVNLGESVAICEQVGDPALSKGPVERKVVRIVTPGTVSDEALLSERQDNLLAAIWQDARGFGYATLDISSGRFRVAQPSDLETMAAEIQRTNPAELLYPETFETMSLIDSRRGLRRRPIWEFELETARQQLNLQFGTRDLSGFGVEQTTQALRAAGCLLQYVKDTQRTSLPHIRGITMERQQDGIIMDAATRRNLELTQNLSGGIENTLAAILDHSVTPMGSRMLKRWIHMPTRDHKILNNRQQALEALQELTTELQPVLRQVGDLERILARLALRSARPRDLARMRHALQQLPEIRELLKPVDVPYIQTLVEQAGEFDALISLLEHAIIESPPVLVRDGGVIAPGYNAELDEWRALAEGATDYLDRLEIREREKLGLDTLKVGFNGVHGYYIQISRGQSHLAPIHYVRRQTLKNAERYIIPELKEYEDKVLTSKGKALSLEKALYEELFDLLMPHLSALQQSAAALAEIDVLNNLAERAYTLNYCRPTLSEKPGISIVGGRHPVVEQVLSEPFISNPLSISPQRRMLIITGPNMGGKSTYMRQAALIALMAHIGSFVPADQATLGPIDRIFTRVGAADDLASGRSTFMVEMTETANILHNATENSLVLMDEIGRGTSTYDGLSLAWACAESLASRIKAMTLFATHYFELTTLPEKMEGTVNVHLDAIEHGDTIAFMHSVQEGAASKSYGLAVAALAGVPREVIKRARQKLKELETLSNHAAASKVDGPQLPLLSEETSPAVEALEALDADSLSPRQALEWIYRLKAMV from the coding sequence ATGAGCAATAGCGATAATTTAGATGCCCACACCCCAATGATGCAGCAGTACCTGCGTCTGAAGGCGCAGAATCCTGAAATCCTGATGTTCTACCGGATGGGCGACTTTTACGAGTTGTTCTTCGACGATGCCAAAAAAGCCTCGCAGCTGCTGGACATCTCGCTGACCAAGCGCGGCGCCTCGGCCGGTGAACCTATCCCGATGGCGGGCGTGCCTTATCATGCCGTCGAGGGGTACCTCGCCAAGCTGGTGAATCTCGGCGAATCGGTCGCTATCTGCGAGCAGGTCGGCGATCCGGCGCTGAGCAAAGGGCCGGTCGAGCGCAAAGTCGTGCGTATCGTTACACCGGGTACTGTCAGCGACGAGGCCTTGCTGAGCGAGCGTCAGGACAATCTGCTGGCGGCTATCTGGCAGGATGCGCGCGGTTTTGGCTATGCCACACTGGACATCAGCTCCGGTCGTTTTCGTGTCGCGCAGCCTTCCGACCTCGAAACCATGGCCGCCGAAATCCAGCGCACCAATCCTGCCGAGTTGCTGTATCCCGAAACCTTCGAGACGATGTCGTTAATCGACAGCCGCCGTGGTCTGCGTCGCCGCCCTATCTGGGAATTCGAGCTGGAGACCGCCCGCCAGCAGCTGAACCTGCAATTCGGCACCCGCGATCTTAGCGGTTTCGGCGTGGAGCAGACGACACAGGCGCTGCGTGCCGCAGGCTGTCTGCTGCAATACGTCAAAGATACCCAGCGGACCTCGTTGCCCCACATTCGCGGCATCACGATGGAGCGCCAGCAAGACGGCATCATCATGGACGCCGCAACGCGCCGCAATCTCGAGCTGACGCAAAATCTCTCCGGCGGCATCGAAAACACGCTGGCGGCCATTCTCGACCACAGCGTAACGCCGATGGGCAGCCGTATGCTCAAGCGCTGGATCCACATGCCGACCCGCGATCACAAGATTTTGAATAACCGGCAGCAGGCACTGGAGGCGCTTCAGGAGTTGACCACCGAACTGCAACCGGTGCTGCGTCAGGTTGGCGACCTCGAACGTATCCTGGCAAGGCTTGCGTTGCGCAGCGCACGTCCTCGCGATTTGGCCCGTATGCGCCATGCGCTGCAACAACTGCCCGAAATCCGCGAGCTACTGAAACCCGTCGACGTGCCCTATATTCAAACGCTGGTGGAACAGGCGGGCGAATTCGACGCGCTGATCTCCCTGCTTGAGCACGCTATCATCGAATCTCCGCCGGTTCTGGTTCGTGACGGCGGCGTGATTGCGCCCGGCTACAATGCCGAACTCGACGAATGGCGCGCGCTGGCCGAGGGTGCGACCGATTATCTGGATCGTCTGGAGATCCGCGAGCGCGAGAAACTGGGCCTCGACACCCTCAAGGTCGGTTTCAATGGCGTGCACGGCTACTACATTCAAATCAGCCGCGGACAGAGCCATCTTGCGCCTATCCACTATGTTCGTCGTCAGACGCTGAAAAACGCCGAGCGCTACATTATTCCCGAGTTGAAAGAGTACGAAGACAAGGTGCTGACCTCCAAAGGCAAGGCCCTGTCGCTCGAGAAGGCGCTGTACGAAGAGCTGTTTGACCTGCTGATGCCTCACCTGTCGGCATTGCAGCAGAGCGCGGCGGCGCTGGCGGAAATCGACGTGCTGAACAACCTTGCCGAGCGCGCCTACACCCTGAACTACTGCCGTCCGACATTAAGTGAAAAACCGGGCATCAGTATCGTGGGCGGGCGTCATCCCGTGGTTGAACAGGTATTGAGCGAGCCGTTTATCTCCAATCCCCTGTCAATTTCGCCACAGCGCAGAATGCTCATCATCACCGGGCCGAACATGGGCGGCAAGAGTACCTATATGCGTCAGGCGGCGCTGATTGCCCTGATGGCGCACATCGGCAGCTTTGTTCCTGCGGATCAGGCCACGCTCGGCCCTATCGACCGTATCTTTACCCGCGTCGGCGCGGCGGACGATCTGGCTTCGGGTCGTTCGACCTTTATGGTCGAAATGACCGAAACGGCCAACATCCTTCACAACGCCACGGAAAACAGTCTGGTGCTGATGGATGAAATCGGTCGCGGCACCTCGACCTACGACGGCCTGTCGCTCGCTTGGGCCTGCGCCGAGAGTCTCGCGAGCCGTATCAAGGCGATGACGCTGTTTGCTACCCATTACTTCGAGCTGACGACGCTGCCCGAAAAGATGGAAGGGACGGTGAATGTGCATCTGGATGCCATCGAGCACGGCGACACCATTGCTTTCATGCATAGCGTTCAGGAAGGCGCGGCAAGCAAGAGTTACGGACTGGCGGTAGCGGCATTGGCCGGCGTGCCAAGAGAAGTCATCAAGCGCGCGCGCCAGAAGCTCAAGGAGCTGGAAACACTGTCGAACCACGCGGCGGCCAGCAAGGTCGATGGCCCTCAACTGCCGTTGCTGAGTGAAGAGACGTCACCGGCGGTTGAAGCGCTGGAAGCACTCGATGCGGATTCGCTGTCGCCACGACAGGCGCTGGAGTGGATATATCGCCTCAAAGCGATGGTGTGA
- the nlpD gene encoding murein hydrolase activator NlpD, whose protein sequence is MSTGSQIKTFSRLAVCTFVGAWLAGCSNNAPSTAPISSVNGGGGAATRPMGGQITPNSSDNAPMINAQGHIVYNRSYNSIPKGSYNGSTYKVKRGDTLFYIAWITGNDFRDLAARNNIAEPYSLEVGQSIQINNVSQAASSGGMLATTDATRGGVPKAPSGGMMQGTVVASQPTTTYSESSSKPNVGKMLPTAGVVTTTTAPVTAPSTVVATTTNNGGPVSSWRWPTDGKIIDNFSASEGGNKGIDIAGSRGQAVLATASGRVVYAGNALRGYGNLIIIKHNDDYLSAYAHNDSMLVREQQEVQAGQKIATMGSTGTSSVRLHFEIRYKGKSVNPLRYLPQR, encoded by the coding sequence ATGAGCACCGGAAGCCAAATTAAGACCTTTAGCCGCCTTGCGGTATGTACATTCGTTGGTGCCTGGCTTGCAGGATGCTCCAATAATGCCCCGTCAACTGCTCCAATAAGCAGCGTTAATGGTGGCGGAGGCGCGGCAACACGCCCTATGGGAGGTCAGATTACTCCGAATTCAAGCGATAATGCCCCGATGATCAACGCTCAGGGACACATCGTTTACAACCGTAGCTACAACAGCATTCCGAAAGGCAGCTACAACGGCAGCACGTATAAAGTTAAGCGCGGCGACACACTTTTTTATATTGCCTGGATAACCGGAAACGACTTCCGAGACCTTGCGGCGCGTAACAATATCGCCGAACCCTACAGTCTTGAAGTCGGACAATCGATTCAGATCAACAACGTATCGCAAGCCGCGAGTTCGGGTGGAATGTTGGCCACCACGGATGCGACGCGTGGCGGCGTGCCGAAAGCGCCGTCCGGTGGAATGATGCAGGGGACAGTGGTTGCATCTCAACCAACTACCACGTATTCTGAAAGTTCAAGTAAACCAAATGTAGGTAAGATGTTGCCTACTGCTGGGGTTGTCACGACAACAACAGCACCGGTTACCGCTCCGAGTACCGTCGTCGCAACTACCACGAATAATGGCGGTCCAGTCTCCTCCTGGAGATGGCCGACTGACGGTAAAATTATCGATAATTTCTCGGCTTCCGAAGGGGGAAATAAAGGCATCGATATCGCAGGCTCTCGTGGACAGGCCGTGTTGGCCACCGCAAGCGGACGCGTTGTTTATGCCGGTAATGCACTACGCGGATACGGTAACCTGATCATCATTAAACACAATGATGATTACTTGAGCGCCTATGCACACAATGATTCAATGCTGGTCCGGGAACAACAAGAAGTGCAGGCGGGACAGAAAATAGCGACCATGGGTAGCACCGGAACCAGCTCGGTAAGATTACATTTTGAAATTCGTTACAAGGGGAAATCCGTAAACCCGCTGCGTTATCTTCCGCAGCGATAA
- the rpoS gene encoding RNA polymerase sigma factor RpoS, with the protein MNQNTLKINELHDDVDFDENSAEAFDEEKVTVEESVDSDASEAEEELLSQAVSQRVLDATQLYLGEIGYSPLLTAEEEVLFARRALRGDVPSRRRMIESNLRLVVKIARRYSNRGLALLDLIEEGNLGLIRAVEKFDPERGFRFSTYATWWIRQTIERAIMNQTRTIRLPIHIVKEPNVYLRTARELAHKLDHEPSAEEIAEQLDKPVHDVSRMLRLNERITSVDTPLGGDSEKALLDILADEKDNGPEDTTQDDDMKHSIVKWLFELNAKQREVLARRFGLLGYEAATLEDVGREIGLTRERVRQIQVEGLRRLREILQGQGLSIEALFRE; encoded by the coding sequence ATGAATCAGAATACGCTGAAAATTAACGAGTTACATGATGATGTAGATTTCGACGAGAACAGCGCTGAAGCCTTTGACGAAGAGAAAGTAACCGTCGAGGAGTCTGTAGATAGTGACGCTTCTGAAGCAGAAGAAGAGTTACTGTCACAGGCTGTAAGCCAACGAGTGCTGGATGCAACTCAACTGTACCTTGGTGAAATCGGTTATTCACCTCTGCTGACCGCAGAGGAAGAAGTCCTTTTTGCTCGACGTGCTTTGCGAGGTGATGTTCCATCCCGTCGCCGCATGATTGAAAGTAACCTGCGTCTGGTGGTTAAAATTGCCCGCCGCTATAGCAACCGCGGCCTGGCACTGCTGGATCTGATTGAAGAGGGTAACCTCGGTCTGATCCGTGCAGTTGAAAAATTTGACCCCGAGCGCGGTTTTAGATTCTCCACTTACGCAACCTGGTGGATTCGCCAGACGATTGAACGGGCTATCATGAACCAAACCCGTACTATTCGTTTGCCTATCCATATCGTTAAAGAACCGAACGTTTACCTGCGTACTGCACGCGAATTGGCACACAAACTTGATCACGAGCCAAGTGCCGAAGAAATTGCAGAGCAACTCGACAAGCCGGTCCACGACGTAAGTCGTATGTTGCGCCTGAATGAGCGTATTACCTCTGTTGACACCCCATTGGGCGGTGACTCCGAGAAAGCGCTGCTAGATATTCTGGCCGACGAAAAAGACAATGGTCCGGAAGACACCACGCAAGACGATGACATGAAACATAGCATCGTTAAATGGCTGTTCGAGTTGAATGCCAAGCAGCGTGAAGTCCTGGCGCGTCGTTTCGGCCTGTTGGGCTATGAAGCGGCAACCCTCGAGGACGTGGGCCGGGAAATCGGTCTTACGCGTGAACGTGTTCGTCAGATTCAGGTGGAAGGGCTGCGTCGCCTGCGAGAAATTCTGCAGGGTCAAGGTCTGAGCATCGAAGCGCTGTTTCGTGAATAA